In a genomic window of Corynebacterium coyleae:
- a CDS encoding serine/threonine protein kinase has protein sequence MAKPHDHDDVQPTEAVAFDPFADDEPGTEAVAFDPFADDDDLDDDSDAEYAGLGEMAGLLKDLDKLRKGSGREDTSQRSRQAALDTFRERRGTRRASRIIADGMVELPWVEPTEPREALIDPEPAVVKKGIAPPVLHPGDIVAGQYEITGVIAHGGMGWIYLAQDHYVAGRVVVLKGLHSTDNPDEAAAAEAEREFLADITHPGIVRIFNFIDDPRVPGGFTVMEYVGGPSLRARRNSSPSGVLEPDIAIAYILEVLPALDYLHSRGVVYNDLKPDNIIVTEDQVKLIDMGAVSGIGAYGFIYGTKGFQAPEVATEGPSIASDIYTVGRTLASLVVDLPQTDGIYDPGLPTPTDEPLFRQYTSLYRLLARCCNENPARRFDSVSELESQLLGVLREVVAVRDGRTFPAQHSLFSPQRRTFGTKHLVFRTDQLIDGISRTVDITPQEVVAALPSPLINRDDVGAAMLQGSSYAEPRETLETLRQAMTTPQYEHSVEIPFGVVRTMIDLGLTSQARSWLLTLQDRFGDTWRFSWYSGVVEMLLGDFPTATRSFSEVLNQLPGEAAPKLALAAVSELLLQERGLQEQSLIDDSLARTATNLEHPLSNVPTTVLRAMVENGQMDPTWTVTALEPGALRFHAIRLYSLVWLTNPTTVSSAFGLARMLMREGETDLALRALDKVPNASRHSRMAQLTAILYLVLPVAGTGADPTEAQIREAAARLDQIPTTEPRFLQIKTAVLDAALHYLVTEGSANTPTLFEYSFTEREIRHGLAQTLRAQARVAPYAQHRYALVDMANKVRPATWF, from the coding sequence ATGGCTAAGCCACACGACCACGACGACGTCCAGCCCACCGAAGCGGTCGCCTTCGACCCCTTCGCAGATGATGAACCAGGCACCGAAGCCGTCGCCTTCGACCCCTTCGCCGACGATGATGATCTTGACGACGACTCCGACGCCGAATACGCCGGCCTCGGCGAAATGGCCGGGCTGCTCAAAGACCTGGACAAGTTGCGTAAGGGGTCGGGGCGCGAGGATACGTCGCAACGCTCGCGCCAAGCTGCGCTGGACACCTTCCGCGAACGCCGCGGCACCCGGCGCGCCAGCCGCATCATCGCCGACGGCATGGTGGAACTGCCGTGGGTGGAGCCAACCGAACCACGCGAGGCGCTGATCGACCCGGAGCCAGCCGTGGTGAAGAAGGGCATTGCGCCGCCGGTGCTGCACCCCGGCGACATCGTGGCTGGCCAGTACGAGATCACCGGCGTGATCGCGCACGGCGGCATGGGCTGGATCTACCTCGCGCAGGACCACTACGTGGCCGGGCGCGTGGTGGTACTCAAGGGCCTGCACTCCACCGACAACCCCGACGAGGCCGCAGCCGCCGAAGCAGAGCGCGAATTCCTGGCGGACATCACCCACCCCGGGATCGTGAGAATCTTCAACTTTATCGACGACCCCCGCGTCCCCGGGGGCTTCACCGTCATGGAGTACGTAGGTGGGCCGTCGCTCCGGGCGAGAAGGAATTCGTCGCCAAGCGGAGTGCTCGAACCCGACATCGCCATCGCATACATCCTGGAAGTGCTGCCCGCGCTGGATTACCTGCACTCGCGCGGGGTGGTGTACAACGACCTGAAACCCGACAACATCATTGTCACCGAAGACCAGGTGAAACTCATCGACATGGGCGCGGTGTCCGGCATCGGCGCGTATGGGTTTATTTACGGCACGAAGGGGTTCCAGGCGCCCGAGGTGGCCACGGAGGGCCCGTCGATCGCGTCCGATATTTACACGGTCGGGCGCACACTCGCCTCGCTCGTGGTGGACCTGCCGCAAACCGACGGCATCTACGACCCCGGCCTGCCCACGCCCACCGACGAGCCACTCTTCCGCCAGTACACCTCCCTGTACCGGCTGCTCGCGCGGTGCTGCAACGAAAACCCCGCGCGGAGGTTTGATAGCGTCTCCGAACTGGAAAGCCAACTCCTCGGCGTGCTGCGCGAGGTCGTGGCAGTTCGCGACGGCCGCACCTTCCCCGCCCAACACTCCCTCTTCTCCCCGCAGCGCCGCACCTTTGGCACCAAACACCTGGTGTTCCGCACCGACCAACTCATCGACGGCATCTCCCGCACCGTCGACATCACCCCACAAGAAGTCGTCGCCGCCCTGCCCTCACCACTGATCAACCGTGACGACGTCGGCGCCGCCATGCTCCAAGGCTCCTCCTACGCCGAACCGCGCGAAACCCTGGAAACCCTGCGCCAAGCCATGACCACCCCGCAATACGAACACTCCGTGGAAATCCCCTTCGGCGTGGTGCGCACCATGATCGACCTCGGCCTCACCTCCCAAGCCCGCTCCTGGCTGCTCACCCTCCAGGACCGCTTCGGCGACACCTGGCGCTTCTCGTGGTACTCCGGCGTCGTAGAAATGCTGCTCGGCGACTTCCCCACCGCCACCCGCTCCTTCTCCGAAGTGCTCAACCAACTCCCCGGCGAGGCCGCCCCCAAACTCGCACTCGCCGCCGTCTCCGAGTTGTTGCTGCAAGAGCGAGGCCTCCAAGAGCAATCGCTTATCGACGACTCCCTCGCCCGCACCGCCACCAACCTCGAACACCCCCTCTCTAACGTCCCCACCACCGTGCTTCGCGCCATGGTGGAAAACGGCCAAATGGATCCCACCTGGACCGTCACCGCCCTCGAACCCGGCGCGCTACGCTTCCACGCGATCCGGCTGTACTCCCTGGTGTGGCTCACTAACCCCACCACCGTCTCCTCCGCCTTCGGCCTCGCCCGCATGCTCATGCGGGAAGGGGAAACCGATTTGGCGTTGCGGGCCCTGGACAAGGTGCCCAACGCCTCGCGCCACTCCCGCATGGCCCAACTCACCGCCATCCTCTACCTGGTCCTGCCCGTCGCAGGCACCGGCGCCGACCCCACCGAAGCGCAAATCCGGGAGGCCGCCGCCCGCCTCGACCAGATCCCCACCACCGAGCCGCGCTTCCTGCAGATCAAGACCGCCGTCCTCGACGCCGCCCTGCACTACCTGGTCACCGAAGGCTCCGCCAACACCCCCACCCTTTTCGAATACTCCTTCACCGAACGCGAAATCCGCCACGGCCTCGCCCAAACCCTGCGCGCCCAGGCCCGCGTCGCCCCCTACGCCCAGCACCGCTACGCGCTTGTGGACATGGCGAACAAGGTCCGCCCCGCCACCTGGTTCTGA
- a CDS encoding Rib/alpha-like domain-containing protein — translation MAEQHRNVSSVRRRGTSIAACAIGLSLIAGAVQPVQAAETTKPTETTEPAEPTEAAPEPVADPVNPPEVDEGWSGVSYPAAKVRLGQTTSTQPVLGFLESYINKPVHYRFEHPDAVNPAWGAEIDGDSGTVTITPDPSKAEELPDEETINIMAVYKDGDHKIVPFDIVLSADPYFMRVEDRTFWAHKRIKPVPVRALRVPDGATLTIDDSTLPEGITADTSRAKGRVQNVYLKGAPTTPGTYNVTARVHGEDGSPLVDTAGNVVTSMFTITVKDTSELPEPVREKLTTPPDGTVRPGEKLEIPVDTENASSVDVQGLPDGVIYDEENSVITGTPKEPGDYDVVVEVITEDDRLLEEHLEISVSVADGFAWHPITVRAGEDVEAAPSRVPSTSMGIRAADDAPEWVTVGVDGVIKAFPPRDLAPGEYKFGVITDDGARSTVTIDVQPPNTDASRYWPEYRPGYLRYGETGNNSAPTAKLTEGGRSYRNQPLPAGTKFEILGDSTGLEMDKGTGVITVTKPRTENFDVRVRITFPDDTIAERYAKFIVDPAPHNVTYQPAYEQNKGAQPGKTVLIRQIGKMPEDAEYVLATPHTELNGWDVAVDLDSGLIRATAPKDNAKPIEVQVRALYSDGTIDDVPPSEGEPSANREGGEAATVRIDALTGDTLADGVRSLEYKPVFDAEGNIRITPTGSVPEGTKFEADGLTTLPVELDENTGEITIKVPTDAPADAPFDVPIKLTLPDGSTQEIVVPVTTRSEAKGKAVSWAPLKLTEGGDPTTKLPTAAPEGARYGLAASFSEPGWRVHVDETTGAITAAIDGGMAARSNALATLIPIVVTFTDGSQRIVEVPATAVRGEAALTGIEYLGGNVRAGAERVLTPTKHKGSFSLVTPVEGLHTAIDPENGVLTVKATPDTLPGIREVPVRISFSDGSELFTSAPVQVLTANGATTLAKDAKLENMLVKGTAGETSRFALTRPETAIDHPFSLGQTESDGWTFGIDHATGELTASIPAGAEGHAKAVPVFVEYLDGSRGKFTVTVEATRAVESSTSSSSVDTHAIGWIAGLLAILGLIGAANYALYENREFYQQFLVWWK, via the coding sequence ATGGCCGAGCAGCACCGCAACGTTTCCAGTGTGCGCCGACGTGGAACCTCAATCGCAGCATGTGCCATCGGCCTGTCGCTCATCGCAGGCGCGGTGCAGCCGGTGCAGGCGGCCGAAACTACGAAACCCACGGAGACCACGGAACCCGCGGAACCCACGGAAGCCGCACCGGAGCCGGTTGCAGACCCGGTGAATCCCCCCGAGGTCGACGAGGGCTGGTCCGGCGTCTCCTACCCAGCGGCTAAGGTGCGCCTTGGCCAAACCACCTCCACGCAACCTGTCCTCGGTTTCCTCGAGTCGTACATCAACAAGCCGGTCCACTACCGCTTTGAACATCCCGATGCCGTCAACCCAGCCTGGGGTGCTGAGATCGACGGCGATTCGGGCACCGTGACCATCACCCCGGATCCGTCCAAGGCCGAAGAGCTGCCGGATGAAGAGACCATCAACATCATGGCGGTGTACAAGGACGGCGACCACAAGATCGTCCCGTTCGACATCGTGCTTTCTGCGGACCCGTACTTCATGCGGGTCGAGGACCGCACCTTCTGGGCGCACAAGCGCATCAAGCCGGTCCCCGTTCGCGCGCTGCGGGTTCCCGATGGCGCCACATTGACTATCGACGACTCCACCCTCCCCGAAGGCATCACCGCCGACACCTCCCGCGCCAAGGGCCGTGTCCAGAACGTCTACCTCAAGGGCGCCCCGACTACTCCGGGCACCTACAACGTCACTGCGCGCGTGCATGGAGAGGACGGTAGCCCGCTCGTTGATACCGCAGGCAACGTCGTCACCTCCATGTTCACCATCACCGTCAAGGACACCTCGGAGCTTCCCGAGCCGGTCCGGGAGAAGCTGACCACCCCGCCGGACGGCACCGTCCGGCCCGGTGAGAAGTTGGAGATCCCCGTCGACACCGAAAACGCCTCCTCCGTGGACGTCCAGGGCCTGCCGGACGGCGTGATTTACGACGAGGAAAACAGCGTCATCACCGGTACCCCGAAGGAGCCGGGCGACTACGACGTGGTCGTGGAGGTCATCACCGAAGACGACAGGTTGTTGGAGGAGCACCTTGAGATCTCGGTGTCCGTGGCTGACGGCTTCGCGTGGCATCCGATCACGGTGCGCGCTGGTGAGGATGTGGAGGCTGCGCCGTCGAGGGTGCCGTCGACAAGCATGGGCATCCGCGCCGCCGACGATGCGCCCGAGTGGGTCACCGTTGGCGTCGACGGCGTGATCAAGGCGTTCCCGCCGCGCGACCTGGCCCCGGGGGAGTACAAGTTTGGCGTGATTACCGACGACGGCGCGCGCAGCACCGTCACCATCGACGTCCAACCCCCCAACACCGACGCCTCCCGCTACTGGCCCGAGTACCGCCCGGGCTACCTGCGCTACGGCGAGACCGGCAACAACAGCGCACCGACCGCGAAGCTGACCGAGGGCGGCCGCAGCTACCGCAACCAGCCGCTGCCTGCCGGCACGAAGTTCGAGATTCTGGGTGATTCCACGGGCCTTGAAATGGACAAGGGCACCGGCGTGATCACGGTGACAAAGCCACGCACCGAAAACTTCGACGTCCGCGTGCGGATCACATTCCCGGATGACACCATCGCGGAGCGTTATGCGAAGTTCATCGTGGACCCCGCCCCGCACAACGTCACCTACCAACCCGCCTACGAGCAGAACAAGGGCGCGCAGCCGGGCAAGACGGTGTTGATCCGCCAGATTGGCAAGATGCCTGAGGATGCGGAGTACGTGCTGGCCACCCCGCACACCGAACTCAACGGCTGGGATGTTGCCGTCGACCTGGATTCCGGCCTGATTCGCGCGACCGCGCCGAAGGACAACGCCAAGCCGATCGAGGTGCAGGTCCGCGCGCTGTACTCGGACGGCACCATCGATGACGTGCCGCCGAGCGAAGGCGAGCCCAGCGCCAACCGCGAAGGCGGCGAAGCTGCCACCGTGCGTATCGACGCCCTCACCGGCGACACCCTCGCCGACGGTGTCCGCAGCCTGGAGTACAAGCCGGTGTTCGACGCCGAAGGCAACATCCGGATCACCCCCACCGGCTCCGTGCCGGAAGGCACGAAGTTCGAGGCAGACGGCCTGACCACCCTGCCGGTAGAGCTTGACGAGAACACCGGTGAGATCACGATCAAGGTGCCAACCGACGCACCGGCCGACGCACCCTTCGACGTGCCGATCAAACTCACTCTGCCGGACGGCTCCACCCAGGAGATCGTCGTCCCGGTGACCACCCGCTCCGAAGCCAAAGGCAAGGCCGTGTCGTGGGCGCCGCTGAAACTCACCGAGGGCGGCGACCCGACCACCAAACTGCCCACCGCTGCACCGGAGGGGGCGCGGTACGGGCTGGCGGCGTCGTTTAGCGAGCCCGGCTGGCGCGTCCATGTCGACGAAACCACCGGCGCCATCACCGCCGCCATCGACGGCGGCATGGCGGCGAGGAGCAACGCGCTGGCCACCCTGATCCCGATCGTGGTCACGTTCACCGACGGCTCCCAACGCATCGTCGAGGTCCCGGCGACCGCCGTGCGTGGCGAGGCCGCCCTCACCGGCATCGAATACCTCGGCGGCAACGTCCGCGCAGGCGCGGAACGTGTACTGACCCCCACCAAGCACAAGGGATCCTTCTCCCTGGTCACCCCGGTAGAGGGGCTGCACACCGCCATCGACCCGGAAAACGGCGTGCTCACCGTCAAGGCCACCCCAGATACCCTGCCCGGCATCCGCGAGGTGCCCGTGCGTATTAGCTTCAGCGACGGCTCGGAACTGTTCACCTCCGCGCCCGTCCAGGTGCTCACCGCCAACGGCGCGACCACCCTGGCCAAGGACGCGAAGCTGGAGAACATGCTGGTCAAGGGCACCGCTGGCGAGACCTCCCGCTTCGCCCTGACGCGCCCGGAGACCGCCATCGACCACCCGTTCTCGCTCGGCCAAACCGAATCCGACGGCTGGACCTTCGGCATCGACCACGCCACCGGCGAACTCACCGCCAGCATCCCCGCAGGTGCGGAGGGCCATGCGAAGGCCGTGCCGGTGTTCGTCGAATACCTCGACGGGTCCCGTGGCAAGTTCACGGTGACGGTGGAGGCGACACGGGCGGTGGAGTCGTCGACAAGCAGTAGCTCCGTAGACACCCACGCGATAGGCTGGATCGCCGGGCTGCTTGCCATCCTCGGCCTCATCGGGGCAGCCAACTACGCCCTGTACGAAAACCGAGAGTTTTACCAACAATTCCTAGTCTGGTGGAAGTAG
- a CDS encoding acetate kinase has product MSYVLVINSGSSSIKFQIVDPTSDASADPFVSGLVEQIGEPQGRITIKYDGQKHVVQKAVPSHASGLQETFKLLDAKGVGPTQLDIVAAGHRVVHGGMVFSEPELILDPVVDMIRDLIPLAPLHNPANIDGIEVARELLPDIPHVAVFDTGFFRDLPPAAALYAINAEVSERNLIRRYGFHGTSHEFVSSQVPELIGRDPAHTRQIVLHLGNGASASAVANGHPIDTSMGMTPLAGLVMGTRSGDIDPGIIFHLVRQSGMTIDEIDNLLNRQSGVKGLSGVNDFRELRAMIENEDENAWLAYNVYLNQLRRFIGSYMIALGRVDAITFTAGVGENDKFVRMDSLDNLKHYGIEIDPAKNDLPNDGPRIISTDDSTVKVLVVPTNEELAIAQKAAAVAARV; this is encoded by the coding sequence ATGTCTTACGTACTGGTTATCAACTCCGGCTCGTCCTCGATCAAGTTCCAGATCGTCGACCCGACCTCCGACGCGTCGGCGGACCCGTTCGTCTCGGGTCTTGTCGAGCAGATCGGTGAGCCCCAGGGCCGCATCACCATCAAGTACGACGGCCAGAAGCACGTCGTGCAAAAGGCCGTGCCCTCTCACGCGTCCGGTTTGCAGGAGACGTTCAAACTTCTCGACGCCAAAGGCGTCGGCCCGACCCAACTCGACATCGTCGCCGCAGGCCACCGTGTTGTCCACGGCGGCATGGTGTTCTCCGAGCCGGAACTGATTCTGGACCCGGTCGTGGACATGATCCGGGACCTCATCCCGCTGGCGCCGCTGCACAACCCGGCCAATATCGACGGCATCGAGGTCGCCCGCGAGTTGCTGCCGGACATCCCGCACGTCGCCGTGTTCGACACCGGCTTCTTCCGCGACCTGCCCCCGGCCGCCGCGCTGTACGCCATCAACGCTGAGGTCTCCGAGCGCAACCTGATCCGCCGCTACGGCTTCCACGGCACCTCACACGAGTTCGTGTCCTCCCAGGTGCCGGAACTCATCGGCCGCGACCCGGCGCACACCCGTCAGATCGTGCTCCACCTGGGCAACGGCGCTTCCGCTTCCGCGGTTGCCAACGGCCACCCGATCGACACCTCCATGGGCATGACGCCGCTGGCCGGCCTGGTCATGGGTACCCGCTCCGGCGATATCGACCCGGGCATCATCTTCCACCTGGTGCGTCAAAGTGGCATGACTATCGACGAGATCGACAACCTCCTCAACCGCCAATCCGGCGTCAAGGGCCTGTCGGGCGTGAACGACTTCCGCGAACTGCGCGCCATGATCGAAAACGAGGACGAAAACGCCTGGTTGGCCTACAACGTGTATCTCAACCAGCTGCGCCGCTTCATCGGTTCCTACATGATCGCGCTTGGCCGCGTGGACGCCATTACGTTCACCGCCGGTGTTGGCGAGAACGATAAGTTTGTTCGCATGGATTCGCTGGACAACCTGAAGCACTACGGCATCGAGATCGATCCGGCGAAGAACGATTTGCCTAACGACGGTCCACGCATCATCTCCACCGACGACTCCACCGTGAAGGTTCTCGTCGTGCCTACCAACGAGGAGTTGGCCATCGCACAGAAGGCCGCCGCCGTCGCCGCACGGGTATAA
- the pta gene encoding phosphate acetyltransferase, with protein sequence MSQTLLVTLANRTFEGVDLQQLAGRLGLELVRAEGDSVAEIFNSGALFGDAKLIQGTGDYNFDGELAAALGVPVVLITSDDTTAPLAKRRVEEFGAVVVSSISGGDVETFQPAAVDAKPVMSPIVFEHQLLEQAKAAGSHVVLPEGEDDRILQAADQLLRQGIAQITILGDVADMNRRATGLGLDLSGANLLNHLESDLLEEFAADFAELRKKKGVTLEEARETMKDVSYFGTMMVHKCLADGMVSGAAHTTAHTIKPSFQIIKTAPGASVVSSIFLMVMQDRLWAFGDCAVNPNPTAEQIGEIAAVSAKTAAQFGIDPKVAILSYSTGSSGAGPDVERAVEATAKAKELAPDVAIDGPLQFDAACDPGVGAKKAPDSPVAGQANVFIFPDLEAGNAGYKIAQRTAGALAVGPVLQGLNKPVNDLSRGATVPDIVNTVAITAIQAGAK encoded by the coding sequence ATGTCCCAGACCCTGCTTGTAACCCTTGCAAACCGCACCTTCGAGGGTGTGGATCTGCAACAGCTCGCCGGCCGTCTCGGCCTCGAACTGGTGCGCGCCGAAGGCGACAGCGTGGCGGAGATCTTCAACTCCGGCGCACTCTTCGGCGACGCGAAACTGATCCAGGGCACTGGTGACTACAACTTTGACGGCGAGCTCGCCGCAGCTCTCGGGGTGCCCGTGGTGCTCATTACTAGCGACGACACCACCGCACCCCTGGCCAAGCGCCGCGTGGAGGAGTTCGGGGCGGTTGTGGTGTCGTCGATTAGCGGTGGCGATGTGGAGACCTTCCAGCCCGCTGCAGTCGACGCCAAGCCGGTCATGAGCCCGATCGTGTTCGAGCATCAGCTGCTGGAGCAGGCCAAGGCCGCCGGCTCGCACGTGGTGCTGCCGGAGGGCGAGGACGACCGCATTCTGCAGGCGGCGGATCAGCTGCTGCGCCAGGGGATTGCACAGATCACGATTCTTGGCGATGTCGCCGACATGAACCGCCGCGCCACCGGCCTCGGCCTGGACCTAAGCGGCGCGAACCTGCTCAACCACCTCGAATCCGATCTGCTTGAGGAGTTCGCCGCCGACTTTGCGGAGCTGCGCAAGAAGAAGGGTGTGACGCTCGAAGAGGCCCGCGAGACCATGAAGGACGTCTCCTACTTTGGCACCATGATGGTGCACAAGTGCCTGGCAGACGGCATGGTCTCCGGTGCCGCGCACACCACCGCGCACACGATTAAGCCTTCGTTCCAGATCATCAAAACCGCCCCGGGTGCATCCGTGGTCTCCTCGATCTTCCTCATGGTCATGCAGGACCGCCTCTGGGCGTTCGGCGATTGCGCCGTGAACCCGAACCCGACCGCCGAGCAGATCGGCGAGATCGCCGCCGTGTCCGCCAAGACCGCCGCCCAGTTCGGCATTGATCCGAAGGTGGCCATCCTGTCGTACTCCACCGGCTCCTCCGGTGCGGGCCCGGACGTGGAGCGCGCCGTTGAGGCCACCGCGAAGGCGAAGGAACTCGCCCCGGACGTTGCCATCGACGGCCCGCTGCAGTTCGACGCCGCCTGCGACCCGGGGGTGGGCGCAAAGAAGGCCCCCGACTCCCCGGTAGCGGGCCAGGCCAACGTGTTCATCTTCCCCGACCTGGAGGCCGGCAACGCGGGCTACAAGATCGCCCAGCGCACCGCAGGCGCCCTCGCCGTCGGCCCGGTGCTGCAGGGTCTGAATAAACCGGTCAACGATTTGTCCCGCGGCGCCACCGTGCCAGATATCGTGAACACCGTAGCTATTACCGCGATTCAGGCAGGGGCGAAGTAA
- a CDS encoding ATP-grasp domain-containing protein, giving the protein MTVPSSAQRRALILGTSPMARELEQAYQRLGFETQIGAVSLADQFHPDIIVTTGDSPDTLEEVEVAAEAAGAAVAPSTSACRRTADRMAVRTQASEELGLPTLDCEFVTTPQEMQDAVERLGFPCVVKSPTSRDGQGFSTVHSNADLAEAWSIASEGEGDGVVVERYIDFDFEATILAARSIDPNTGELATWFCEPIGTRHREGKLVEAWQPAPMPEAAMDNARSIAARIMGGLASCGVYSIELFVSGDDVYFSQVTPRPSRDGLVTLATQRVNQFDLQARATQELPIDSTLVSPGAVRFLPGVTPSLGAIAAAMEVEETTVRMFGPDVLILSTADSAAEARVRTDDAARAMKKM; this is encoded by the coding sequence ATGACTGTTCCATCTTCTGCACAGCGTCGCGCGCTGATCCTTGGCACGTCGCCGATGGCCCGCGAGCTTGAGCAGGCTTACCAGCGCCTCGGGTTTGAGACTCAGATTGGTGCTGTGTCGCTGGCTGATCAGTTCCACCCGGACATCATTGTGACCACGGGGGATTCGCCGGACACGCTCGAAGAGGTTGAGGTGGCGGCGGAGGCTGCCGGGGCGGCGGTGGCGCCGTCGACAAGCGCATGCCGCCGTACTGCGGACCGCATGGCGGTGCGCACCCAGGCGAGCGAGGAACTGGGTTTGCCCACGCTGGATTGTGAGTTTGTGACCACGCCGCAGGAAATGCAGGACGCGGTGGAGCGCCTCGGGTTTCCGTGTGTGGTGAAGTCGCCGACATCCCGCGACGGGCAGGGATTTTCCACGGTGCACAGCAACGCCGACCTTGCGGAGGCCTGGAGTATCGCCTCGGAAGGCGAGGGCGACGGTGTGGTGGTGGAGCGCTACATCGACTTTGATTTCGAGGCCACGATCCTCGCGGCGCGCTCCATCGACCCGAACACGGGCGAGTTGGCTACGTGGTTCTGCGAGCCGATTGGCACCCGCCACCGCGAGGGCAAACTGGTGGAGGCGTGGCAGCCTGCGCCGATGCCGGAGGCCGCGATGGACAACGCGCGCTCGATTGCCGCGCGCATCATGGGTGGGCTTGCAAGTTGCGGCGTGTACTCCATTGAGCTGTTTGTCTCTGGCGACGATGTCTACTTCTCCCAAGTCACCCCACGCCCGAGCCGTGATGGGTTGGTCACGCTTGCCACGCAGCGCGTCAATCAGTTTGATCTGCAGGCGCGTGCGACGCAGGAGTTGCCCATCGATTCGACGCTGGTCAGCCCCGGTGCCGTGCGCTTCCTGCCGGGCGTAACCCCCTCGTTGGGGGCTATCGCCGCCGCGATGGAGGTGGAGGAGACCACAGTGCGCATGTTCGGCCCGGATGTGTTGATTCTTTCCACCGCGGATTCGGCCGCGGAGGCGCGTGTGCGTACCGACGACGCAGCACGCGCCATGAAGAAGATGTAG